A genomic segment from Candidatus Brocadia sinica JPN1 encodes:
- a CDS encoding cold-shock protein — protein sequence MANGTVKWFNDKKGFGFISQDNGQDVFVHQTSIQTEGFRTLAEGDKVEFEVMKDQKGYKATKVVKL from the coding sequence ATGGCAAATGGAACAGTGAAGTGGTTCAATGACAAGAAGGGATTTGGCTTTATTTCCCAGGATAACGGTCAGGATGTGTTTGTGCATCAAACATCGATCCAAACTGAGGGTTTTAGAACCCTTGCAGAGGGAGACAAGGTCGAGTTCGAAGTCATGAAGGACCAGAAGGGCTACAAAGCCACAAAAGTCGTCAAATTATAA